DNA from Streptomyces sp. NBC_01476:
TGCAGGGTCAGACCCGAGGCGTACGGGTCGAGGAACGACGGCTGCCCGGTGAGGCCGTAGCCGCGGACGCCGGTCTCCTGGTCGGTGAGGGACTTCTCCAGCTGCACCGCGGAGACCAGGGCCGGAGTGCTCTCGTCGACCAGCCGGTTGGAGATCTGGGTGGACCGGGCGAACACCCAGGCGCCGGTGACGGCCAGGGCGGCCAGGATGACGAGCGAAACGCACGCGCCCACCGCCAGCCACCTGCGGGTGGTCCAGCCCACCGGACGGCCGGGCGGCTTCCCGGCCCCGTCCGTCGCTATCGCTCCCGCCACTTCCGACTCCTCAATGCGCGCCCACCGCGTGGCGGCAGGTCGTGACGCCGTTGGACAGACCCCGGCCGCGCCATGTTACCCAGCGGGACAACGTTGGTTGTCACCCGTGTGCGCGGACTCGTAAGCTGAGCGCGTGCCACGTGAGCAGTCCATACCGCAACTCGACCATGGCGCGCTGACCGCCCTGGCCGAGCAGGCTGTCGAGGACCTCACCCGCAGGCTCGCCTCCGAGGTGTTCCGCACCGGGCCCTTCGGGAACGGCGCCGGCGGCGTCACCGGGGCGGACGGTGCGGACCGGGCACCGGAGCCCGGCGCCCACGATCCGCTGACCCGGCTGCGGGTGCTTTCGTACATCCTCCGGGCGGTGGACAGCCGCGCGGCGTACGAGGCGTCGGCCGCCGCCCGCCAGGGAGCCGGCTACCCCGACCTCGGACGCGCCTGGGGCATCACCCGCCAGGGCGCCCGCCGGCGCTGGCCGGGGCTGGTCTTCACCGCCCGGCCGCCGTCCCGCCCCGTCCCCGCCCAGATCCGCAGGAGTGCCCCCGTGAACGCTCTGCTCCCCACCCGCACTTTCAGCGTGCTGCTCGTCGAGGACGACCCCGCCGACGCCCTGCTGGTCGAGGAGGCCCTCACCGACCGCGGTGTGGCCACCCGCTCGATCCGGCGGGCCAACGACGGCATCGACGCCCTGGAGCACCTGCGCTCGCCGGCCAACGAACGGCCCGACCTGATCGTGCTGGACCTCAACATGCCGCGGATGAACGGCCGCGAGCTGCTGGCGGTGCTCAAGGAGGATCCGGAGCTGTGCATGATCCCGGTGGTGGTGCTCACCACCTCCTCCACCCCCGACGACATCTCGGCGGCCTACAGCCAGCACGCCAATGCGTACGTCACCAAGCCGGTCAACCTCGACGACTTCCTGGAGGCGGTCCGCGGCATCGACGACTTCTTCTTCGAGACGGCGACGGTCCCGCTCCAGGACTGACCGCTCACCCGGCCCAGCGGGTCAGCCAGTCGCCGGCCGCGCGGTACAGGTGCTCCCGGCTGGCCCGCCGGGCCAGGTCGTGGCCCTCGTCGGGGAAGAGCAGCAGCTCGGCCGGCACCCCGCGCTGCCGGGCCGCCCGGACGAACTGCTCGGACTCCCCGGGCGGCACATTGGTGTCCAGTGCCCCGTGCACCGCCAGTACCGGGGTGCGCAGCGCGTCGATGTGGGTCATCGGCGACAGCAGCGCGAGCAGGTCGTGGTCGTGCACGGGGTGGCCGTACTTGACGGCCGCCGACTCGGCGATCCACGGCTCGGTGCCGGCGAAGAAGGTGGCGAAGTCCGACATGCCGCAGACGGCGACCCCGGCCCGGAAGAGGTCGGGGTGCCGGACCAGCGCGGACATCACGAGGTAGCCGCCGTAGGAGCGGCCCATCACGGTCAGCCGGCCCGGGTCGGCCAGCCCCGCGTCCACCAGGTGCGCCGCGCAGTCGGCGACGTCGTCCACCGCGGCGAGGCGGGCCGCGCCCCGGTCGGCGCCCAGGAAGGTCCGGCCGTGGCCCGAAGAGCCGCGCACATCGGGGGCGAAGACCTGCAGGCCACGGGCGAGCAGCGCCTGGTAGAGCGGTTCGAGCACCGGGCGTTCCTGGCTCTCCGGCCCGCCGTGCAGATGCACCACGCAGGGCCCCGGCCCGGACCGGCCGGGCGCCCGGTGGAACCAGCCGGCCAGCGGGGTGCCGTCGCGCGCCTGGAGTTCCAGCAGCACCGGCGGTACGGGGCCGCGCGGCGCGGGTGACGTCCACGCGGTACGGGCCGGCGCGCCGCCGGCGGGCACGGTCCACACCCCGGGCTGCCGTACCGAGCCGGAGACCGACAGCAGCCATCCCCCGGCCGCGTCGGGGTCGGCGCGGGTCACCACCTCGTGCGGCAGGGGTACGGAGCGGAGCGGGCCGAGCGTTCCGCCGGCGCCGAGTGCGGCGGTCTGCAGGACCGTACGGCCGCGGTCGTTCCAGGCCAGCACGGCGCGCGACGCCGAGCGGTCCACGGCGAGGAGTTCCAGGTCGGCGCCGTCCCGGGCGGTGACCGAGCGGAGTTCGCCGTGGCTGCCGTCCGCCCGCAGCCTGACCGCGAGCAGGGCGGCGTACTCCCGGTCCTCGTCGCTGCGCAGCCACAGCGTCCGGGAGTCCGGCGAGAATCTGCCGATCCAGGGGTCCCCGTCGGCGGCGGGCAGCAGGCAGGTCTCGCGCCCGTCCCGCAGGTCCACCACGACCGCCTCCCGGTAGCCGCGCGGTCCCCGCCGCAGCAGCATCCACCGCCCGTCGGCGCTGATGTCGCACACCCGCAGCGTGGCCGAGCCCGCCTCCACGGCCACCCGGCGGGCCGGCCGCAGCCCGTCGGGGTCCACCAGCGAGGCGACCAGCACCCCCTGCCGGGCGGCGGGTACGGTCTCGGCGCCGGCCGGCACCCCGCCGAGGTCGGCCGGGGTGGCCGGCGGGGGGAACGCCTCGGCGGCGACCGCCTCGGTGACCGCGAGCGCGCTGCCGTCCGGGGTCCAGCAGCCGAAGTGGGCGGCGGCCAGGGTGCCGGCGCCCGCGATGTCGTGGCGGCCGGTGCCGTCCGGCCGGATCACCCGCACCACGGTGTGCTCGCCGCCGCCGGGGGCCGCGGTGTAGGCGATCCACCGCCCGTCGGGTGACCAGCCGGCCGTGACCACCGGGTCGGGGGCGGGGTCGAGCAGCCGCGGCTCGGGGTCCTGCGGTGCGGCGAGCCAGAGCTGGGGGGTGCCGTGACGGTCGCAGACGAAGACGGTCGCGGGCCCGGTGGGGTCGGCGGCGGCTTCCCGGCAGGCGTGGTCGGGCAGGCCGTCGGGGCCGTGCGGCGGCGCGGTCGTGGCGGGGTGCGAGGTGGACGTGGTGCTCATGCGACTCCGTGGGTCTGCAGCCAGATCTCCAGCAGGGCTGCCTGCCACAGGGCGTTGGCGCCCAGCGTGGTGCGGTGCTTCTCGGGCGCCGCCAGCAGCTCGCGGAGGTAGTCGTCGCGGAAGATCCCCCGGGACCGGGCGGCCGGCGCCGCCAGTGCCTCCTGGACCCGCTCCAGGACGGGTCCGGCCATGTGACGGATCGCCGGGACGGGGAAGTAGCCCTTCGGCCGGTCGGTGATCTCCACCGGCAGCAGGGTACGGCCGGCCGCCTTGAGGACGCCCTTCCCGCCCTCGGCGAGTTTCAGTTCCGGCGGGCAGGCGGCGGCGAGTTCCACCAGTTCGTGGTCGAGGAACGGCACCCGTGCTTCCAGCCCCCATCCCATGGTCATGTTGTCGACCCGCTTGACGGGGTCGTCGACCAGCATGATCTCGCTGTCCAGCCGGAGTACCGCGTCGAGCGCGGTGTCGGCGCCGGGCCGGCCGAGGTGTTCGGCGAGGAACTCGCCCGAGACGTCCCGCGCGGTCCGTACCCCGGGCGCCAGCATCCGCTCCAGTTCGCTGTGCGGGCGGTCCACGAAGACCTTGGCGTACATCGCGGCCGCCTCCTCGCGCGGCAGGCCGGCCATCGGCGGGTACCAGTCGTAGCCGGCGAAGACCTCGTCGGCGCCCTGTCCGCTCTGGACCACCTTGACGTGGCGGGCGACCTCCCGGCTCAGCAGGTGGAAGGCGACCACGTCATGGCTGACCATCGGTTCGCTCATCGCCGCCACCGCGTCGTCGAGCGCCTCCGGGAGCTGCGCCGAGGGCACCACGATCCGGTGGTGGTCGGTGGCGTAGCGGCGGGCCACCAGGTCGGACCAGTGGAACTCGTCGCCCGCCTCGCCGCCTTCGCTGTCGAAGCCGATGCTGAAGGTGGCAAGGCCGTGCGCGCCGGCCTCGGCGAGCAGCGCCACGATGAGGCTGGAGTCGAGGCCGCCGGAGAGCAGTACGCCCACCGGGACGTCCGCGACGGTCCGGCGGCGTACCGCGGTGCGCAGTGCATCGAGCACCGCGTCGCGCCAGTCGCCGGCGTCCATGCCGGCGTCCGCGTCCCGGCGGGTGAAGGCCGGGTCCCAGTAGCAGTGGTCGTGCTCGCTGCCGTCGGGTTCGACGACGCGGACGGTGGCCGGCGGCAGCTTCCGCACCCCCGCCAGGATGGTCCGGGGCGCGGGCACCACCGAGTGGAAGCTGAGGTAGTGGTGGAGGGCGACCGGATCGAGCGCGGTGTCGACGTCGCCGGCCGCGAGCAGCGCGGGCAGCGAGGAGGCGAAGCGCAGCCGGCCGGGCCGGCGGGCGGTGTAGAGGGGTTTGATGCCGAGCCGGTCGCGGCCGAGGACCACCCGGCCGGTGCGGTGCTCGGCGACGGCGAAGGCGAACATGCCGGCGAAGTGCTCGACACAGTCCACGCCCCAGTGCCGGTAGGCGCGCAGCAGCACCTCGGTGTCGGAGGTGGAGTGGAAGCGGTGGCCCGACCGCTCCAGCTCGGCACGCAGTTCGCGGTGGTTGTAGAGGCAGCCGTTGAAGACGACGGTGAGGCCGCTGCCGGGGTCGGTCATCGGCTGGGCACCGCGCTCCGACAGGTCGATGATCTTCAGCCGCCGGTGGCCGAAGGCGATGGGTCCCTGCGACCACAGGCCGCGCCCGTCCGGCCCGCGGGCCGCGAGCCGGTCGGTCATCCGCTCCACGGCGGCCAGGTCCGGGCGGGTGCCGTCGAATCTGATCTCGCCGGTCAGGCCGCACATGTGCACCTCCGGTGGGGGCGGTTCACCGTGAACCGCCGCGCAGTATCCAGGTGTCCTTCGCGCCGCCGCCCCGCGAGGAGTTGACGATGAGGCTGCCGCCGGCCGCGACGCGGGTCATCGCCGTGGGCAGCACCGTGGGGGTGAGGCCGACGGCGCCGAAACCATCGCCTTCCCGCTCGGCGCAGACGAACACCCGCAGGTCCACCACCCGCGGTTCCAGGCGTTCGCCGTCGAAGGTCGGGTGACTGGTCAGCTGGACCACGTCCTGCGCCACCCAGTTCTGCGGGGAGACCAGCAACTCGGCCCGCAGCCGGGCGAGTTCCTCGGGAGAGGCGTGCGGACCGATGACCACGCCGACCCCGCCCTGGCCGTCGACCGGTTTGACGACGAGTTCCGCCAGCCGGTCGAGCACCTCGTCCAGGACGCCGGGGTCGCCCGGCAGCAGGGTCGGGACCTGGCCGATCAGGGGTTCCTCACCGAGGTAGTAGCGGATCAGCCGGGGCACCAGTGCGTACAGCGCCTTGTCGTCGGCCACGCCGTTGCCCCAGGCGTTGGCGAAGGTCACGTTTCCGGCCCGGGCCGCCGCGGTGAGCCCGGGCCACAGCGGTCTGCCGTCGGCGCCGGCCGCCTTGGCCAGGTCGTCCTCGTCCATCCGGCGGTAGACCACGTCGAAGGGACGGTCGTCCGGCGCCCCGGCCGCGTACACCCGCCCGTCGCGTACGACCAGCTGGTCCGCGGTGTGCAGGGCGACGCCCATCTCGGCCGCCAGGGTGCGGTGTTCGTACCAGGCGGAGTTGCCGGGGCCGTCGCTGAGCACCGTCACCCGGGGGTCGGCGCCGGGCGCGGCGGCGCGCAGCGTACGGGCCAGGGTGGCGACGGCGTCCTCGACGCCCGCGACCTGCGGCCATGGCTCGATCGGGCTGAGCCGCCGGGCGGCCAGCGCGTAGGCGAGACCGGACGGCACCCGGAGGTTGTCCTCCAGCACCAGCCAGCCGTGCACCGCGTCCTGCACCAGGTCGATACCGGCCACCGCGATCCTGACCAGCCCCGGCCGGGTCAGCAGCGCCCCTTCCGCGGCGGCCTGCGGCTCGGGCAGGAAGCGGGCCGGGACCACGCCGTCGCGGCGGGCGCTCTGCTCGCCGTACGCGTCGTGCAGGAACGCCTCCAGGGCGCGGACCCGCTGACTCAGGCCGCGCTCCAGCATCGTCCACTGGTCGGCCGGGACCAGCCGGGGCACCACGTCGAAGGGGAAGAGCCGGGGGGTGTCCTCTCCTTCGACCCGGAAGACCACGTCCTGGGCCAGCTGCTGTTTCTGCCGGGCGCGCACCGCGTGCTGCAGGCCCTCCACGCCGGCCCGGTCCAGTTCGGTGAGCACCGCCCGGTACAGGGGGCGGACCTCGCCGGCCAGGTCCACCATCTCGTCGTGGTCGGCGCGGTAGCCGCGCAGCAGGCCGCCGTGGTGCGGAGGGTGGTCGGTCCCGCGGTCGCCGCGGGTCTGGGCGACGAGCAGGGCGACCGCCGCCGGCAGGCCGTCGGTCTCGGCGACCCGGCGCACCCGGTGCGCGGCGCTGCCCAGGCCGAGCGCCTCCTCGGTGAGCGCCACCACATCGGTCCAGTCGCCGATGCGTTCCAGCGCCGGCCGCAGCCGGGTGACCATCGAGCGGATCACCCGGGGCGCCGGGCGGGGCCGCCCGTCCGCCGGGTGCACCAGGTCGCCCTCCAGGCCGGAGCGGGCCGCCCGCCAGGTCGCGGCGCGCAGCCATTCGAGCCGCTCGTCGTCGCCGCGTCTGCCGTCCGCCACCGCCTCGCAGGCGTCAAGCACCAGCGCCCGGAAGAGCCCGGCGATCATCACCGCGGTCTCGGCGCGCGGACAGGCGTCGCAGATGCGCAGTTCGAGGGTCTGCAGGTGGGCGGAGGGGCGGACGTCGTAATAGACCATCCCCGCGTCGCTGATGACGCCGGATCTGACCAGGCCGGCGATCACCTCGTCGTAGTGCTCGGCGGAACGGAAGTGCCCGGCGGGTCCGGTGGTGGGCCAGCGTTGCCAGAGCAGGGTGCGCCAGCTGGCGTAGCCGGAGTCGGAGCCGAGCCAGAACGGCGAGCTGGCGGAGAGCGCGAGCAGTGCGGGCAGCCAGGGCGCGAGCAGGCTCATCGCCATGATGCCGGTGTCCCGGTCGGGTACGTCCACATGCACCTGGAGGCCGCAGATCAGCTGCTCCTCGGCGACCACCCGGTAGTTCTCGGTCATCCGCCGGTAGCGGGGGTCGGCGGTGGTGTCGATGGTGCCGAGCCGGGCCATCGGGGCGGTGCCGGCGGCGACCACGCCGAGGCCCAGCGGTCCGGCTGCGGCGGCCAGCGCCTTGCGGGACGCCTTGATGTCCTTGAGCAGTTCGTGCAGCGAGCGGTGCGGCCTGCTGTTGGCCTCGACGATCGACTGCTGCAGTTCGGTGGTGAAGCCGCGCTCGGGCAGCCGGTCGAGCACCGACCGGGCCCTGGGTACGAGCGTGCCCGACTTCAGGTCGACCACATGGAATTCCTCTTCGACTCCGACCGCGACGGCCACGGCGTCTCCTTTCGACGTCAGATCCTCACGCAGGGGTCGCCGGCGCCGGGACGTTGGAATGGCGTCTGCCCCGCCGGCCTGGATGTGCACGGGGGTCGTTGACCGCACCCGGTACCGAGCGGTGACCAACCGCCTGTGGTCGCCGCTTCATTGCGGTGGACTACCGGAGTGCCCGGGGACGCGGGCGCCGATGCGCTGCCGCTTGCCGGAAAGTGTCGGTCCGACGGCCCGGCGGCACAAGAGCGTCCGGCCCCGGATCAGGCCGCGTGGGCTTTCCGGGTGGACGAAAGCGGGGGGAACGCGGTGGTTTCGCTCAGTGCCGGTCTGTGTCCGCCGGCCGTCCTACCGGCTCTCCGACCCGCCGTCCTACCGGCTCTCCGACCGGCCGTCCTGTCGGCTGTCCCGCCAGGTGTACCGCGGGGTGAAGCCGAGCAGTTCGCGGCTGCGGCGGGTGGCGAAGGGCACCGCGAAGCCGTCCAGCGGCTGGTCGAAACGGGTCTGCGGGTAGTAGCGGCGGACGAGTTCCGCGGTCGGCTCCAGTGCGGTGGTGTCGGGGGCGGCGACATTGATGACGGTGTGGCCGCGCAGGGGAGCGGTCAGTGCGGCGCCGATCGCGCGGGCCGCGTCGCGGGTGTCGAGCCAGCCCCACAGCGAGCCGCGGTCGTAGCCGGGGTCCTGGTGGACGCGGGAGATGTGGTCGCGCAGCCGGCCGCCGACGCCGAGGAAGGGGAATCTGAGGCTGACGATCGTGGTGTCCCAGCGGCGGGTCGCGGCGTCCGCGATGATCTCGCCGAGGTACTTCGACAGGCCGTACACGTCGTCGCCGACGAAGGGGTGCTCCTCGGTGATCGGCACGCTGACCGGCGCGGCGCCGCGCTCGGAGAAGGCGATGCCCAGCGCGGAGAGGCTGGAGATACTGACCACCCGGCCGACGCCGTGCCGCCCCGCACGGTTCAGTACGCGGTACGTCGCCCCCACGTTGTTGCCGAACACCTCGTCGTGCGGGCCGGCGTCGGGCGACGGAAGGGCGGCGGTGTGTACGACCGCGTCCACCGACTCCATGGCCGCGTCGAGGAGTCCGGGGTCGAGGAGTTCACCGGTGACCACCTCGTCGGCGGCGGCCGGATCGACCGGAATCCGGTCGAGGGCCCGTACGCTCCGGCCCTCGCCGCGCAGGTGGGCGACCACTTCGCGGCCGAGCGCGCCGCCCGCGCCGGTGACCAGAACCTTCACGGGACTCCCTCTCGGCGCGCGTGCGGCCGGCCGCGCTGAACCCCTCGCGCGCTCCGGCATGGGTGCCGGAAATTTAACATGCCCCTAGCATCGACTCGGTGTGATCGGCCTGACGGCCCCTGAGCGAAGCGGAGTTGTGCGATGACCGGAACCGACCCCGACCGGCTGCTCGACGCGTCCGGTTCCCTGCCGCAGGCGATGCCCCCCTGGCCGGCCCGGGACGGCCTGCGGGTCACCGCGGTGCGCGCGATCGTCACCGCGCCGGAGGGCATGCCGCTGGTGGTGGTCCGCGTCGACACCTCGGAGCCGGGTCTGTACGGGCTGGGCTGTGCCACCTTCACCCAGCGGTACGCCGCGGTGGTGGCCGCGGTCGACGAGCATGTGGGCCCGCTGGTGGTCGGGCGGCACCCCGCGGACATCGAGGACATCACCCGGTCCGTGCACTACTCGTCGTACTGGCGCGGCGGCCCGGTGCTCAACAACGCGCTGTCCGGGGTGGACCAGGCGCTGTGGGACATCGCGGGCAAGCGCGCCGGGATGCCGGTGTACGAACTGCTGGGCGGCCGCAGCCGGTCCGCCGTCGAGGTGTACTCGCACGCGGCAGGCGGCAGCGTGGACGAGACGCTGGAGGAGGCGGAGACCCTGCTGGCGCAGGGCTACCGGCACATCCGGCTCCAGGTCGGCGGCCCGGGGCTCGGTACGTACGGCGCTCCGGGCACCCGCGGCGGCTACCCGCGCTCGCCGCACCCGGACGGCTGGGACGTCAACCAGTATCTGCGCGCCGTCCCGCGCCTGTTCGAGGCGGCCCGCGAGCGGCTGGGTGAGGAGGTCAGCCTGATGCACGACGTGCACAGCCGGCTGACGCCCAAGCAGGCGATCGTGCTGGCGCGGGCCCTGGAGCCGTACCGGCTCTCCTTCCTGGAGGACGTGATCCCGCCGGAGCACTACGACCGGCTGCCGGAGGTGCGCTCCGCCTCCCCGGTGCCGATCGCGGTCGGCGAGCAGATCGGCTCGGTCACCGATGCGGTACGGCTGATCCGGGACGGCGGCATCGACCTGCTGCGGCTGCACACCTCGGCGGTCGGCGGTCTCACCCCGACCCGCAAGCTGGTGGCGCTCGCCGAACTGGTCGGTGTCCGCACCGCGTTCCACTCCCCCGGCGACATCTCACCGGTCGGCGTGGCGGCGAACCTGGCGGTGGACATCTCGACGCCTGCCTTCGGCTACCAGGAGTCGCACACGTACAACGACGCGACCAGCGAGGTCTTCCCGGGCACGCCGGTGGTGCGCGAGGGACACCTGACACCTTCGCAGTCCCCCGGCTGGGGCGTGGACCTGGACGAGAAGGCGGCGGCGAAGTATCCGCCGACCAAGTTCCTGCACGAGCGGTGGGCGACGGGGGTCCGCCGGCCCGACGGCGGTCTCGACGCGCCCTGACCGCCGGCGTGCCGGACCGGCCTCAGACCGCCCGGCGGACCTTCACCGTGCAGTCGGGGCGGGTGTCCGGCACGCCGTCCGGGCGGACCATCCGCGTGTCGTGGTCCTCGCAGCGCTGTATCTCCCAGCCGCCGTCGGGCAGTTCGAGTACGGCGAGCACCTCGCGGGCGTTCTGCAGCCGTACGTCCGGGTGGTGGCCGGCCTGCTGCCAGTCGGGAAAGCCGGCGTGGCCGATGATCAGCAGGGTGCCGCCCGGGGCGACAGCGGCGGCCGCGGTGCGCAGGATCTCCTCGCGGGGCATGTCGCCGAGCGAGTGCAGGTAGCTCGCGGTGACCAGGTCGAAGGTTCCGGCCGGGAAGCTCTCGCCGAGGATGTGCTGCTGGAAGTCGATCCGGTCCGCGACGCCCTCCTGCCCGGCGTGGGCGGCGGCGCGGCCGAGGGCGACCGGGGAGATGTCCGTCGCGGTCACCTGCCAGCCGCGGGCGGCGAGCCAGACCGCGTCCCCGCCCTCGCCGCAGCCGAGGTCGAGCGCCCGGCCCGGCGGCAGGCCGGTCACCTCGCGGACCAGTGCGGCGTTCGGCCGCCCGCTCCAGATCCGCTCGCTCTCGCGGTAGCGCTCGTCCCAGAACTGCTGGTCGCCGACGGTCGGGGCCATCAGG
Protein-coding regions in this window:
- a CDS encoding S9 family peptidase, which produces MSTTSTSHPATTAPPHGPDGLPDHACREAAADPTGPATVFVCDRHGTPQLWLAAPQDPEPRLLDPAPDPVVTAGWSPDGRWIAYTAAPGGGEHTVVRVIRPDGTGRHDIAGAGTLAAAHFGCWTPDGSALAVTEAVAAEAFPPPATPADLGGVPAGAETVPAARQGVLVASLVDPDGLRPARRVAVEAGSATLRVCDISADGRWMLLRRGPRGYREAVVVDLRDGRETCLLPAADGDPWIGRFSPDSRTLWLRSDEDREYAALLAVRLRADGSHGELRSVTARDGADLELLAVDRSASRAVLAWNDRGRTVLQTAALGAGGTLGPLRSVPLPHEVVTRADPDAAGGWLLSVSGSVRQPGVWTVPAGGAPARTAWTSPAPRGPVPPVLLELQARDGTPLAGWFHRAPGRSGPGPCVVHLHGGPESQERPVLEPLYQALLARGLQVFAPDVRGSSGHGRTFLGADRGAARLAAVDDVADCAAHLVDAGLADPGRLTVMGRSYGGYLVMSALVRHPDLFRAGVAVCGMSDFATFFAGTEPWIAESAAVKYGHPVHDHDLLALLSPMTHIDALRTPVLAVHGALDTNVPPGESEQFVRAARQRGVPAELLLFPDEGHDLARRASREHLYRAAGDWLTRWAG
- a CDS encoding enolase C-terminal domain-like protein, which translates into the protein MTGTDPDRLLDASGSLPQAMPPWPARDGLRVTAVRAIVTAPEGMPLVVVRVDTSEPGLYGLGCATFTQRYAAVVAAVDEHVGPLVVGRHPADIEDITRSVHYSSYWRGGPVLNNALSGVDQALWDIAGKRAGMPVYELLGGRSRSAVEVYSHAAGGSVDETLEEAETLLAQGYRHIRLQVGGPGLGTYGAPGTRGGYPRSPHPDGWDVNQYLRAVPRLFEAARERLGEEVSLMHDVHSRLTPKQAIVLARALEPYRLSFLEDVIPPEHYDRLPEVRSASPVPIAVGEQIGSVTDAVRLIRDGGIDLLRLHTSAVGGLTPTRKLVALAELVGVRTAFHSPGDISPVGVAANLAVDISTPAFGYQESHTYNDATSEVFPGTPVVREGHLTPSQSPGWGVDLDEKAAAKYPPTKFLHERWATGVRRPDGGLDAP
- a CDS encoding class I SAM-dependent methyltransferase, giving the protein MAPTVGDQQFWDERYRESERIWSGRPNAALVREVTGLPPGRALDLGCGEGGDAVWLAARGWQVTATDISPVALGRAAAHAGQEGVADRIDFQQHILGESFPAGTFDLVTASYLHSLGDMPREEILRTAAAAVAPGGTLLIIGHAGFPDWQQAGHHPDVRLQNAREVLAVLELPDGGWEIQRCEDHDTRMVRPDGVPDTRPDCTVKVRRAV
- a CDS encoding carboxylate--amine ligase/circularly permuted type 2 ATP-grasp protein; this translates as MAVAVGVEEEFHVVDLKSGTLVPRARSVLDRLPERGFTTELQQSIVEANSRPHRSLHELLKDIKASRKALAAAAGPLGLGVVAAGTAPMARLGTIDTTADPRYRRMTENYRVVAEEQLICGLQVHVDVPDRDTGIMAMSLLAPWLPALLALSASSPFWLGSDSGYASWRTLLWQRWPTTGPAGHFRSAEHYDEVIAGLVRSGVISDAGMVYYDVRPSAHLQTLELRICDACPRAETAVMIAGLFRALVLDACEAVADGRRGDDERLEWLRAATWRAARSGLEGDLVHPADGRPRPAPRVIRSMVTRLRPALERIGDWTDVVALTEEALGLGSAAHRVRRVAETDGLPAAVALLVAQTRGDRGTDHPPHHGGLLRGYRADHDEMVDLAGEVRPLYRAVLTELDRAGVEGLQHAVRARQKQQLAQDVVFRVEGEDTPRLFPFDVVPRLVPADQWTMLERGLSQRVRALEAFLHDAYGEQSARRDGVVPARFLPEPQAAAEGALLTRPGLVRIAVAGIDLVQDAVHGWLVLEDNLRVPSGLAYALAARRLSPIEPWPQVAGVEDAVATLARTLRAAAPGADPRVTVLSDGPGNSAWYEHRTLAAEMGVALHTADQLVVRDGRVYAAGAPDDRPFDVVYRRMDEDDLAKAAGADGRPLWPGLTAAARAGNVTFANAWGNGVADDKALYALVPRLIRYYLGEEPLIGQVPTLLPGDPGVLDEVLDRLAELVVKPVDGQGGVGVVIGPHASPEELARLRAELLVSPQNWVAQDVVQLTSHPTFDGERLEPRVVDLRVFVCAEREGDGFGAVGLTPTVLPTAMTRVAAGGSLIVNSSRGGGAKDTWILRGGSR
- a CDS encoding NAD-dependent epimerase/dehydratase family protein translates to MKVLVTGAGGALGREVVAHLRGEGRSVRALDRIPVDPAAADEVVTGELLDPGLLDAAMESVDAVVHTAALPSPDAGPHDEVFGNNVGATYRVLNRAGRHGVGRVVSISSLSALGIAFSERGAAPVSVPITEEHPFVGDDVYGLSKYLGEIIADAATRRWDTTIVSLRFPFLGVGGRLRDHISRVHQDPGYDRGSLWGWLDTRDAARAIGAALTAPLRGHTVINVAAPDTTALEPTAELVRRYYPQTRFDQPLDGFAVPFATRRSRELLGFTPRYTWRDSRQDGRSESR
- a CDS encoding N-acetylglutaminylglutamine amidotransferase — translated: MCGLTGEIRFDGTRPDLAAVERMTDRLAARGPDGRGLWSQGPIAFGHRRLKIIDLSERGAQPMTDPGSGLTVVFNGCLYNHRELRAELERSGHRFHSTSDTEVLLRAYRHWGVDCVEHFAGMFAFAVAEHRTGRVVLGRDRLGIKPLYTARRPGRLRFASSLPALLAAGDVDTALDPVALHHYLSFHSVVPAPRTILAGVRKLPPATVRVVEPDGSEHDHCYWDPAFTRRDADAGMDAGDWRDAVLDALRTAVRRRTVADVPVGVLLSGGLDSSLIVALLAEAGAHGLATFSIGFDSEGGEAGDEFHWSDLVARRYATDHHRIVVPSAQLPEALDDAVAAMSEPMVSHDVVAFHLLSREVARHVKVVQSGQGADEVFAGYDWYPPMAGLPREEAAAMYAKVFVDRPHSELERMLAPGVRTARDVSGEFLAEHLGRPGADTALDAVLRLDSEIMLVDDPVKRVDNMTMGWGLEARVPFLDHELVELAAACPPELKLAEGGKGVLKAAGRTLLPVEITDRPKGYFPVPAIRHMAGPVLERVQEALAAPAARSRGIFRDDYLRELLAAPEKHRTTLGANALWQAALLEIWLQTHGVA
- a CDS encoding response regulator, with product MPREQSIPQLDHGALTALAEQAVEDLTRRLASEVFRTGPFGNGAGGVTGADGADRAPEPGAHDPLTRLRVLSYILRAVDSRAAYEASAAARQGAGYPDLGRAWGITRQGARRRWPGLVFTARPPSRPVPAQIRRSAPVNALLPTRTFSVLLVEDDPADALLVEEALTDRGVATRSIRRANDGIDALEHLRSPANERPDLIVLDLNMPRMNGRELLAVLKEDPELCMIPVVVLTTSSTPDDISAAYSQHANAYVTKPVNLDDFLEAVRGIDDFFFETATVPLQD